The following are from one region of the Etheostoma spectabile isolate EspeVRDwgs_2016 chromosome 15, UIUC_Espe_1.0, whole genome shotgun sequence genome:
- the si:ch211-120g10.1 gene encoding E3 ubiquitin-protein ligase TRIM22, which translates to MAARLVQRGTSFVTDGENRTCSNSRPSVWHVCKQGQTLQHTSSRHGRLLALKAREEENFFTKPVRTKDSCYRPAKMMQCFHFMVEPAKNLTAKIKESHKRAKNEKREPLDEDQLFIVDLARDLRRVCQRSSVLEHIWNLDDIWPASLCRVFILQWASMLESKKRPLQTDGWPEMDEVKQPDMINEQDMLQAKTVILNWIKDVRAQPEQSVWPGEPVAKALEDLQSAWRWGRAPNLLTAMELVFWTLIVQRPDKDTIPQQWLMWKQRTQKIGAISYIPQPVWDWVSDASVEVTLDLDTANPDLLITDEKKMRCGFERKEVPNYHQRFDGWWCAVGVEGFSSGRHYWEVDVGERDWRLGVAKESALRKGFKSLNTDTGYLSLRLERGTELKALTVPFTALPAGLIPRKVGIYLDYDHGQLSFYDVDKHFHIYTYNESFDEKLFPLFGTVEIAKDLVIKSPAAKTQCLCPTPCLWG; encoded by the exons ATGGCAGCGCGCTTGGTCCAACGGGGCACCTCGTTCGTCACTGACGGAGAAAACCGAACCTGCTCGAACAGCCGACCGTCAGTCTGGCATGTGTGTAAACAAGGTCAGACACTGCAGCACACTTCCTCCAGACACGGACGGCTGCTCGCTCTTAAggcaagagaagaagaaaacttCTTTACCAAACCTGTAAGGACAAAG GATTCTTGTTACAGACCAGCCAAGATGATGCAGTGTTTTCACTTCATGGTTGAGCCGGCCAAAAACCTCACGGCCAAGATAAAG GAATCTCACAAGAGAGCGAAGAATGAGAAGAGGGAGCCTTTGGATGAGGATCAGCTTTTTATTGTGGATCTGGCTCGAGATTTACGCCGAGTGTGCCAG AGGTCATCAGTCCTGGAGCACATCTGGAACCTTGATGACATCTGGCCAGCCTCTCTCTGCAGGGTCTTCATTCTACAGTGGGCCTCCATGTTAGAGAGCAAG AAGCGGCCCTTGCAGACAGATGGTTGGCCAGAGATGGACGAGGTCAAACAGCCGGACATGATTAATGAGCAGGACATGCTTCAGGCCAAAACTGTGATCCTCAACTGGATCAAGGACGTGAGAGCTCAGCCTGAG CAAAGTGTGTGGCCTGGGGAACCTGTTGCGAAGGCTCTGGAGGACCTGCAGTCAGCCTGGCGCTGGGGCCGCGCGCCCAATCTGCTGACGGCTATGGAGCTGGTTTTTTGGACTTTAATTGTGCAGCGCCCGGATAAG GATACCATACCGCAGCAGTGGCTCATGTGGAAGCAGAGGACTCAAAAGATTG GTGCCATATCCTACATTCCTCAACCAG TGTGGGATTGGGTCTCAGATGCTTCAG TGGAGGTGACTCTGGATCTGGACACAGCCAACCCTGATCTGCTCATCACTGATGAGAAGAAGATGCGCTGTGGCTTTGAGCGGAAGGAAGTTCCCAACTACCACCAACGCTTCGACGGCTGGTGGTGTGCTGTCGGGGTGGAGGGCTTCAGCTCGGGCCGCCACTACTGGGAGGTGGACGTGGGAGAGCGGGACTGGAGGCTGGGCGTGGCCAAAGAATCGGCCCTGAGGAAAGGCTTCAAGTCCCTGAACACGGACACGGGTTACCTGAGCCTGCGACTGGAGAGGGGCACTGAGCTGAAGGCGCTGACGGTGCCATTCACCGCCCTGCCGGCCGGCCTCATCCCCCGCAAGGTGGGCATCTACCTCGACTACGACCACGGCCAGCTGTCTTTCTATGACGTGGACAAACACTTCCACATTTACACCTACAACGAGAGCTTCGATGAGAAGCTTTTCCCCTTGTTTGGGACAGTGGAGATCGCCAAGGATCTGGTGATCAAGTCTCCAGCGGCTAAGACCCAATGTCTCTGCCCCACGCCCTGCCTCTGGGGTTGa